A DNA window from Macadamia integrifolia cultivar HAES 741 chromosome 4, SCU_Mint_v3, whole genome shotgun sequence contains the following coding sequences:
- the LOC122077345 gene encoding AAA-ATPase At3g28580-like has product MMMMMGESWAGLGSMVAGIMFVSAMFQQYFPQHLKDLAQEYTNKLMKIVNPYMHISFHEQSGGSFSRNEAYTAIQGYLTTHSSTQAKRLKADITTNSSKLVFNLDNHEEIIDHFEGVKLRWSSHIETINNRYYSEEKRSFYLSFHKNHRQLVINNYLDHVIEEGKAVVVSNRQRRLYTNNGNQDWDPWTYVAFQHRSTFKNLAMDPKKKKEIEDDLITFKNSKDYYAKIGKAWKRGYLLYGPPGTGKTTMIAAMANLLNFDIYDLELTAVKNNTELRKLLIETSGKSVIVIEDIDCSLDLTGQRKKKKKDEKDDDDDDNPDRNGQKGKKESKKRSQSEVTLSGLLNFIDGLWSACGEERIIIFTTNHKDKLDPALIRSGRMDMHIEMSYCCFEGFKILAKNYLDLDSDPLFDKIRGLLEEIEMTPADVAENLMPKTIKGDAKTSLENLIRALQATQEKKEKLALAEKLKEKKKAQALFRWYRQPSSKNKGKPVNQSLLEDES; this is encoded by the coding sequence atgatgatgatgatgggggAATCGTGGGCTGGATTGGGGTCAATGGTAGCCGGAATTATGTTCGTGTCGGCCATGTTTCAGCAGTACTTCCCTCAACACCTCAAGGATCTGGCACAGGAATACACAAACAAGTTAATGAAAATAGTGAACCCATACATGCACATCAGTTTCCATGAACAAAGCGGAGGAAGTTTCAGCCGTAACGAGGCCTACACAGCCATACAGGGCTACCTCACTACCCATTCCTCAACACAAGCAAAACGCCTCAAAGCCGACATCACCACCAACTCCTCCAAACTCGTGTTCAACCTCGACAACCATGAAGAGATCATCGACCACTTCGAAGGCGTCAAGCTCCGGTGGTCCAGCCATATCGAGACCATCAACAATCGCTATTACTCCGAGGAGAAGCGCTCTTTCTATCTCTCCTTCCATAAGAACCACCGCCAACTCGTCATCAACAATTACCTGGATCACGTCATCGAAGAGGGCAAGGCTGTGGTGGTGAGCAACCGCCAGCGGAGGCTCTACACCAACAACGGCAACCAAGATTGGGATCCCTGGACCTATGTGGCTTTCCAACACCGATCCACGTTCAAAAATCTGGCCATGGatccgaagaagaagaaggaaatcgAGGACGACCTCATCACCTTCAAGAACAGTAAGGACTACTACGCCAAGATCGGTAAGGCTTGGAAGAGGGGTTACTTGCTGTACGGCCCTCCAGGTACCGGCAAGACCACCATGATCGCCGCCATGGCCAATCTGTTGAATTTCGATATCTATGACCTTGAACTCACTGCCGTCAAGAACAATACAGAGCTTCGGAAGCTCTTGATTGAGACCTCTGGTAAGTCCGTCATCGTCATCGAGGATATCGATTGTTCCCTTGATCTCACTGgccagaggaagaagaagaaaaaagacgagaaagatgacgacgacgatgacaaCCCTGATCGGAACGGCCAAAAGGGTAAGAAAGAGAGTAAGAAGAGGAGCCAAAGCGAAGTCACACTGTCGGGACTTCTCAACTTCATAGACGGGCTGTGGTCTGCCTGCGGCGAAGAAAGGATCATCATTTTCACCACAAACCACAAGGACAAACTGGATCCAGCTCTCATAAGGAGTGGTCGAATGGATATGCACATTGAGATGTCTTACTGTTGTTTCGAAGGGTTTAAGATCTTGGCTAAGAATTACCTGGATCTTGATTCAGACCCTCTGTTCGATAAGATTCGTGGGTTGCTGGAAGAAATCGAGATGACCCCTGCGGATGTTGCAGAGAATTTGATGCCTAAGACCATCAAGGGAGATGCCAAGACTTCACTGGAAAATCTAATTCGAGCTCTTCAGGCGACccaggagaagaaggaaaaattagcCTTGGCCGAAAAgctaaaagagaagaagaaggctcAGGCTCTGTTTCGCTGGTATCGCCAGCCTTCTTCCAAAAACAAAGGCAAACCGGTCAACCAATCACTGCTCGAAGATGAAAGCTAG
- the LOC122077268 gene encoding wall-associated receptor kinase 3, producing the protein MKHKQPSSSSSSITVMGFFSLLFLPLVSSQPCKKSCGDQILRYPFGSSPGCGDPLYQNYITCDLDQHQLILTTHTGCYTIETIDYDNQILHITDPTMSTCSSTQPSKGFGLDWNAPFTFQGDNVFALLDCSTNSSPLYRSDFTSGSNSTAAMPFCDNQGAPVCSLLYSCPDISTLNLPISTCCVYTPVDLGPAFEIDLQKLQCTSYTAIYSFNGQESYPESWEYGVALKYRFNVENEYPSDCRNCEDSNGVCGYTGADNSFICSCINGINTTTDCYFAASVSDNVRLLPRLMRTLVISSLIWWELCR; encoded by the exons ATGAAGCATAAacaaccctcttcttcttcttcttccattacagtcatgggcttcttctctctcctcttccttcccttagTTTCATCCCAACCCTGCAAGAAATCATGCGGAGACCAAATCCTAAGATACCCATTTGGCAGCAGCCCTGGCTGCGGCGACCCCCTTTACCAGAACTACATAACATGCGACCTAGACCAACACCAACTCATCTTAACCACCCACACCGGCTGCTACACCATCGAAACAATCGACTACGACAACCAAATTCTACACATCACTGACCCAACCATGTCCACCTGCTCCTCTACTCAGCCTAGCAAGGGCTTTGGCCTCGACTGGAACGCCCCCTTCACCTTCCAAGGTGACAACGTTTTCGCTCTCCTCGACTGCTCCACCAATTCATCCCCTCTCTATAGATCCGACTTCACTAGTGGTTCTAACTCCACTGCTGCTATGCCTTTTTGTGATAACCAGGGTGCACCCGTGTGTAGTCTCCTCTATTCCTGCCCTGATATCAGCACCCTCAATCTACCCATCTCCACTTGTTGTGTCTACACTCCTGTGGATCTTGGCCCGGCCTTTGAAATAGACCTGCAAAAGCTGCAATGCACCTCATACACAGCCATATACAGCTTCAATGGTCAGGAATCCTACCCTGAGAGCTGGGAGTATGGGGTGGCCCTTAAGTACCGGTTTAATGTGGAAAATGAGTACCCAAGTGATTGTAGGAATTGTGAGGATAGTAATGGTGTGTGTGGCTACACTGGAGCAGATAACTCATTCATCTGTAGCTGCATTAATGGGATTAATACCACTACGGATTGCTACTTCGCTGCATCCGTGAGTGACAATGTGAGACTGCTACCAAGGCTGATGA GGACTTTGGTGATCTCCTCTTTAATCTGGTGGGAATTGTGTAGATGA